Proteins encoded in a region of the Pelmatolapia mariae isolate MD_Pm_ZW linkage group LG16_19, Pm_UMD_F_2, whole genome shotgun sequence genome:
- the LOC134645703 gene encoding gastrin-releasing peptide receptor-like: protein MSLEESFLLTPEDSTLLLLNVSRVFWESAGEQQHHFSIWLPGIGIAAIYGIIIIVGLIGNVTLMKTCLLVRSMRTVPNLFLSSLALGDLLLLVTCAPVDASRYLVDEWLFGRVGCKLIPFIQLTSVGVSVFTLTALSADRYKAIVKPMDINKSSAALSIGLRAGMIWLLSVTLAVPEAVFSDLHTFTTIHTNETFVTCAPYPHAGKLHPKIHSTASFLIFYIMPLFIISVYYCFIARSLVRSSADIPAEGHLHLQKQIRSRKRLAKTVLVFVGLFALCWLPSHVIYLYRSYHYDQVDTSLGHFIASVCARILAFTNSCVNPFALYLMSKSFRKHFKKQLLCCSAPRELRSQSSRSTNVTTV from the exons ATGTCGCTGGAGGAGTCGTTCTTGTTAACCCCAGAGGACAGCACACTTCTGCTCCTGAATGTTTCTAGGGTATTTTGGGAGTCCGCAGGAGAACAGCAGCACCACTTCAGCATCTGGCTCCCTGGTATCGGCATCGCTGCTATCTACGGGATCATCATCATCGTGGGGCTGATTGGAAATGTCACTTTAATGAAGACGTGTCTGTTGGTGAGGTCCATGCGGACGGTGCCCAACTTATTCCTGTCCAGTCTGGCTCTGGGggacctgctgctgctggtgaccTGCGCGCCGGTGGACGCCAGTCGGTACTTGGTGGACGAGTGGCTCTTCGGCCGCGTCGGATGCAAACTGATCCCTTTCATCCAGCTCACCTCTGTGGGAGTCTCCGTGTTCACTCTCACTGCTCTCTCCGCTGACCG GTACAAGGCTATCGTCAAACCGATGGACATCAACAAGTCCAGTGCTGCTCTGAGCATCGGTTTACGCGCAGGGATGATCTGGCTGCTCTCGGTGACTCTGGCTGTGCCCGAAGCCGTCTTCTCCGACCTGCACACCTTCACCACCATCCACACCAATGAGACGTTTGTGACCTGCGCCCCTTACCCTCACGCGGGGAAGCTCCACCCGAAGATCCACTCCACCGCCTCATTCCTCATCTTCTACATCATGCCCCTCTTCATCATATCTGTGTACTACTGCTTCATCGCTCGCAGTCTGGTCAGAAGCTCCGCGGACATCCCCGCCGAGGGACACCTGCACCTTCAGAAGCAG ATCAGGTCCAGGAAGCGTCTGGCTAAAACTGTGCTTGTGTTTGTCGGCTTGTTTGCGCTCTGCTGGCTCCCGAGTCATGTGATCTACCTGTACCGCTCCTACCACTACGACCAGGTGGACACGTCGCTGGGCCACTTCATCGCCAGCGTGTGCGCTCGCATCTTGGCCTTCACCAACTCCTGTGTGAACCCATTTGCTCTGTACCTGATGAGCAAAAGCTTCAGGAAACACTTCAAAAAGcagctgctgtgctgctccGCTCCCAGAGAGCTGCGCAGCCAGAGCAGCAGGAGCACAAATGTAACGACCGTCTGA
- the LOC134645626 gene encoding lanC-like protein 3 yields MENTRCFANRFSDYKGALRPGQGAEAAVPVVVASIDKILKTVPIDLSDCDGGLYDGPAGVAYMLYHVSECPLFSEYRDVYLKTAKQMIDMSIRSVDAEPDKNMRAAFLLGGAGIYAVAAMIYKSLGLADFVKPLTKFRNLWEVCAPIHFLECGSDELFVGRAGYLCAALVLKQKLGIEILSKDQIKSICQAIIESGKQYARKKRKPFPLMYSYYGTEYLGAAHGLSSVLQMLLSYQDMLSGAEKDLVWQSVDFLMNQEQNCNWPAELGAIIERENELVHWCHGAPGVAYLFAKAYLINKKPQYLDTCIRSGELVWQKGLLKKGPGICHGVAGSAYVFLLLYRLTGNSKYIYRAQRFAEFLFTEEFKAGSRSVTSIYSLFEGLSGTVCFLVDLLQPDQSEFPLFSVFV; encoded by the exons ATGGAAAACACTCGCTGCTTTGCTAACCGTTTCTCCGACTACAAAGGTGCGCTGCGCCCGGGCCAGGGCGCCGAAGCTGCCGTGCCCGTCGTGGTCGCCAGCATAGATAAAATCCTTAAAACTGTTCCCATCGACCTCAGCGACTGTGACGGAGGGCTATACGATGGGCCGGCCGGGGTGGCTTACATGCTGTATCACGTCAGCGAGTGCCCGCTGTTCTCTGAGTACCGGGATGTCTACCTGAAGACGGCCAAGCAGATGATCGACATGTCGATCAGATCCGTGGATGCGGAACCGGACAAAAACATGCGTGCCGCCTTCCTGCTCGGCGGGGCGGGCATCTACGCGGTGGCCGCTATGATCTACAAGTCCCTGGGCTTGGCTGATTTCGTGAAGCCGCTGACTAAATTCCGTAACCTGTGGGAGGTGTGCGCTCCCATCCATTTTCTGGAGTGCGGTTCGGATGAGCTGTTTGTGGGGCGGGCTGGGTACCTGTGCGCCGCCCTGGTCCTCAAACAGAAGCTGGGCATAGAG ATTCTGAGCAAAGATCAAATCAAATCTATTTGCCAGGCCATCATCGAGTCAGGAAAACAGTATGCCAGGAAAAAGAGAAAGCCTTTCCCCCTCATGTACTCGTACTATGGAACAGAGTACCTCG GTGCAGCCCATGGCCTTTCATCAGTGCTGCAGATGCTGCTGAGCTACCAAGACATGCTCAGTGGGGCTGAAAAGGATCTGGTGTGGCAGAGCGTTGATTTCCTCATGAACCAGGAGCAAAACTGTAACTGGCCTGCAGAGCTGGGAGCCATCATCGAAAGGGAGAACGAGTTGGTGCACTGGTGCCACGGAGCCCCGG GTGTGGCGTACCTTTTCGCAAAAGCCTATCTGATCAATAAGAAGCCACAGTACTTGGATACATGCATTAGAAGTGGAGAACTCGTATGGCAGAAAGGTCTGCTGAAGAAAGGTCCTGGGATTTGTCACGGAGTTGCTGGCAGCGCATATGTCTTCCTCCTGCTTTATCGGCTCACAGGCAACTCCAAATACATCTACCGTGCTCAGAG GTTTGCAGAGTTCCTCTTCACTGAGGAATTCAAGGCAGGCTCTCGCTCAGTTACCAGCATCTACAGTCTGTTCGAAGGCCTGTCGGGGACCGTTTGTTTCCTGGTCGACCTCCTGCAGCCAGACCAGTCAGAGTTCCCTCTGTTCAGTGTCTTTGTGTGA